In Mycobacterium tuberculosis H37Rv, a single window of DNA contains:
- a CDS encoding DNA-binding protein — MTSTNGPSARDTGFVEGQQAKTQLLTVAEVAALMRVSKMTVYRLVHNGELPAVRVGRSFRVHAKAVHDMLETSYFDAG, encoded by the coding sequence ATGACGTCTACGAACGGGCCATCGGCGCGGGATACCGGTTTTGTTGAGGGCCAGCAGGCCAAGACACAACTTCTCACCGTGGCCGAAGTGGCGGCCCTGATGCGGGTGTCCAAGATGACGGTGTACCGGCTGGTGCACAATGGCGAACTGCCCGCGGTTCGGGTCGGGCGGTCATTCCGGGTGCATGCCAAGGCCGTCCACGACATGTTGGAGACTTCGTACTTCGACGCGGGCTAG
- the galE2 gene encoding UDP-glucose 4-epimerase GalE (galactowaldenase (UDP-galactose 4-epimerase) (uridine diphosphate galactose 4-epimerase) (uridine diphospho-galactose 4-epimerase) Cofactor: NAD) — protein MSSSNGRGGAGGVGGSSEHPQYPKVVLVTGACRFLGGYLTARLAQNPLINRVIAVDAIAPSKDMLRRMGRAEFVRADIRNPFIAKVIRNGEVDTVVHAAAASYAPRSGGSAALKELNVMGAMQLFAACQKAPSVRRVVLKSTSEVYGSSPHDPVMFTEDSSSRRPFSQGFPKDSLDIEGYVRALGRRRPDIAVTILRLANMIGPAMDTTLSRYLAGPLVPTIFGRDARLQLLHEQDALGALERAAMAGKAGTFNIGADGILMLSQAIRRAGRIPVPVPGFGVWALDSLRRANHYTELNREQFAYLSYGRVMDTTRMRVELGYQPKWTTVEAFDDYFRGRGLTPIIDPHRVRSWEGRAVGLAQRWGSRNPIPWSGLR, from the coding sequence GTGAGTTCGTCGAACGGGCGCGGTGGCGCCGGAGGAGTCGGCGGCAGCAGTGAGCACCCGCAGTACCCCAAAGTTGTGCTGGTGACCGGTGCTTGCCGTTTCCTAGGCGGCTACCTGACCGCACGGCTTGCCCAGAACCCGCTGATCAACCGGGTCATCGCGGTGGACGCGATCGCGCCGAGCAAGGACATGCTGCGCCGGATGGGCCGAGCCGAATTTGTTCGCGCTGATATCCGAAACCCATTCATCGCCAAGGTGATTCGCAATGGCGAGGTGGACACGGTGGTGCACGCCGCGGCGGCCTCGTATGCGCCGCGGTCCGGCGGCAGTGCGGCATTGAAGGAACTTAACGTGATGGGCGCGATGCAACTGTTCGCCGCCTGCCAAAAGGCGCCCTCGGTCCGCCGGGTCGTGCTGAAGTCGACCTCTGAGGTTTACGGATCGAGCCCACACGATCCGGTGATGTTCACCGAGGACAGCAGCAGTCGACGTCCTTTCAGCCAAGGTTTCCCTAAGGACAGTCTCGATATCGAGGGCTACGTGCGCGCGCTGGGCCGACGCCGCCCCGATATTGCAGTGACTATCCTGCGGCTGGCCAACATGATCGGCCCGGCGATGGACACCACGCTTTCACGATATCTGGCCGGGCCGCTGGTCCCGACGATCTTCGGCCGTGATGCGCGACTGCAGTTGCTGCACGAGCAGGATGCGCTGGGTGCGTTGGAGCGCGCGGCGATGGCCGGCAAGGCCGGAACGTTCAACATCGGAGCCGACGGCATCCTCATGCTGTCGCAGGCGATCCGGCGGGCCGGGCGAATTCCGGTGCCGGTGCCAGGGTTTGGGGTATGGGCTCTGGATTCGCTGAGGCGAGCGAATCACTACACCGAGCTGAATCGTGAGCAATTCGCTTACCTGAGTTATGGCCGGGTTATGGACACCACCAGAATGCGCGTCGAACTGGGTTACCAGCCGAAGTGGACGACCGTCGAGGCGTTCGATGACTATTTTCGCGGCCGCGGCCTGACTCCCATTATTGACCCACATCGGGTACGCTCCTGGGAGGGTCGCGCCGTAGGTTTAGCGCAGCGCTGGGGTAGCCGAAATCCAATTCCATGGAGCGGACTCAGATAG
- the cmaA2 gene encoding cyclopropane mycolic acid synthase (cyclopropane fatty acid synthase (CFA synthase) (cyclopropane mycolic acid synthase 2) (mycolic acid trans-cyclopropane synthetase)): MTSQGDTTSGTQLKPPVEAVRSHYDKSNEFFKLWLDPSMTYSCAYFERPDMTLEEAQYAKRKLALDKLNLEPGMTLLDIGCGWGSTMRHAVAEYDVNVIGLTLSENQYAHDKAMFDEVDSPRRKEVRIQGWEEFDEPVDRIVSLGAFEHFADGAGDAGFERYDTFFKKFYNLTPDDGRMLLHTITIPDKEEAQELGLTSPMSLLRFIKFILTEIFPGGRLPRISQVDYYSSNAGWKVERYHRIGANYVPTLNAWADALQAHKDEAIALKGQETYDIYMHYLRGCSDLFRDKYTDVCQFTLVK; the protein is encoded by the coding sequence ATGACGTCACAGGGCGACACGACAAGCGGCACGCAGCTCAAGCCGCCGGTCGAAGCAGTTCGATCCCACTACGACAAATCGAACGAGTTCTTCAAGCTCTGGCTTGACCCATCGATGACGTACAGCTGCGCCTACTTCGAACGTCCCGATATGACGCTGGAAGAGGCGCAGTACGCGAAGCGCAAGCTGGCACTGGACAAGCTGAACCTTGAGCCCGGCATGACGCTGCTCGACATCGGCTGCGGCTGGGGTTCCACCATGCGACACGCGGTCGCCGAGTACGACGTCAACGTCATCGGCTTGACCCTGAGCGAAAACCAGTACGCCCACGACAAGGCGATGTTCGATGAGGTCGACAGCCCCCGCCGAAAAGAGGTGCGAATCCAGGGCTGGGAGGAGTTCGACGAGCCGGTCGACCGCATCGTGTCACTCGGTGCGTTTGAGCATTTCGCCGACGGTGCCGGGGACGCCGGGTTCGAGCGCTACGACACCTTCTTCAAGAAGTTCTACAATTTGACGCCCGACGACGGCCGGATGCTGCTGCACACCATCACTATCCCGGACAAAGAGGAAGCCCAGGAGCTGGGCTTGACGTCTCCGATGAGCCTGCTGCGCTTCATCAAGTTCATCCTGACCGAGATCTTCCCGGGCGGGCGGCTGCCCAGGATCTCGCAGGTGGACTATTACTCCTCCAACGCCGGATGGAAGGTCGAGCGCTACCACCGGATCGGGGCCAACTACGTGCCGACCCTGAACGCCTGGGCGGATGCGCTACAGGCGCACAAAGATGAGGCGATCGCCCTCAAGGGCCAGGAGACGTACGACATCTACATGCACTACCTACGTGGCTGCTCAGACCTGTTCCGCGACAAGTACACGGACGTCTGCCAGTTCACTCTGGTCAAATAA
- the serB1 gene encoding phosphoserine phosphatase SerB (PSP (O-phosphoserine phosphohydrolase) (pspase)), producing MGLTCWPRTAAGRVHDESRCGLANFDTALGLQINPRQPRAPPRICRIGLITAAASATGQAPRLGVMMVSSHLGSPDQAGHVDLASPADPPPPDASASHSPVDMPAPVAAAGSDRQPPIDLTAAAFFDVDNTLVQGSSAVHFGRGLAARHYFTYRDVLGFLYAQAKFQLLGKENSNDVAAGRRKALAFIEGRSVAELVALGEEIYDEIIADKIWDGTRELTQMHLDAGQQVWLITATPYELAATIARRLGLTGALGTVAESVDGIFTGRLVGEILHGTGKAHAVRSLAIREGLNLKRCTAYSDSYNDVPMLSLVGTAVAINPDARLRSLARERGWEIRDFRIARKAARIGVPSALALGAAGGALAALASRRQSR from the coding sequence ATGGGGCTGACATGTTGGCCCCGAACCGCTGCGGGTCGTGTTCACGACGAAAGTCGCTGCGGCCTCGCGAATTTCGATACCGCGCTGGGCTTGCAGATCAATCCGCGCCAGCCAAGAGCTCCGCCGCGCATTTGCCGGATAGGGTTGATAACGGCCGCAGCATCGGCCACCGGGCAGGCACCGCGATTAGGAGTAATGATGGTTTCCTCCCACCTGGGTAGCCCAGACCAGGCCGGTCACGTCGACCTGGCTTCGCCGGCCGACCCGCCGCCACCCGATGCCAGCGCCAGCCACTCGCCGGTGGACATGCCGGCCCCCGTCGCCGCCGCCGGCAGCGATCGGCAGCCGCCGATCGACCTGACCGCAGCCGCCTTCTTCGACGTGGACAACACCTTGGTTCAGGGCTCGTCGGCGGTGCACTTCGGCCGCGGGCTAGCCGCTCGCCACTACTTCACCTACCGCGACGTCCTCGGATTTCTTTACGCTCAGGCCAAGTTCCAGCTACTTGGCAAGGAGAACAGCAACGACGTCGCCGCTGGCCGGCGCAAGGCGCTCGCGTTCATCGAGGGCCGATCCGTCGCGGAGTTGGTGGCCTTGGGAGAGGAGATTTACGACGAGATCATCGCCGACAAGATCTGGGACGGCACCCGCGAACTCACCCAGATGCACCTGGACGCCGGCCAGCAGGTATGGCTGATCACCGCTACCCCATACGAACTCGCGGCCACCATCGCCCGCCGGCTCGGCCTAACCGGCGCCCTGGGCACCGTCGCCGAGTCGGTCGACGGGATATTCACCGGCAGACTGGTCGGCGAGATCCTGCACGGCACCGGCAAGGCACACGCGGTGCGGTCGCTGGCCATCCGGGAGGGACTCAATCTCAAACGCTGCACCGCCTACTCCGACAGCTACAACGACGTCCCGATGCTGTCGCTGGTGGGCACCGCGGTCGCCATCAACCCCGACGCCCGCCTGCGCAGCCTGGCCCGGGAACGGGGGTGGGAGATCCGTGATTTCCGAATCGCCCGCAAGGCCGCTCGGATCGGGGTTCCGTCGGCCCTGGCGCTGGGTGCGGCCGGCGGCGCGTTGGCGGCTCTAGCCTCTAGACGCCAATCACGCTGA
- the mmpS2 gene encoding membrane protein MmpS2: MRMISVSGAVKRMWLLLAIVVVAVVGGLGIYRLHSIFGVHEQPTVMVKPDFDVPLFNPKRVTYEVFGPAKTAKIAYLDPDARVHRLDSVSLPWSVTVETTLPAVSVNLMAQSNADVISCRIIVNGAVKDERSETSPRALTSCQVSSG; encoded by the coding sequence GTGAGGATGATTTCGGTTAGCGGCGCCGTGAAACGCATGTGGTTGCTGCTGGCCATCGTCGTGGTGGCCGTTGTCGGGGGGCTTGGTATCTATCGGCTGCACAGCATCTTCGGTGTTCACGAGCAACCCACTGTCATGGTCAAGCCTGATTTCGACGTCCCGCTGTTCAACCCCAAGCGGGTGACCTACGAAGTCTTTGGCCCCGCCAAGACCGCAAAGATCGCCTACCTGGACCCTGATGCCCGGGTGCATCGACTCGATAGCGTGTCCCTGCCGTGGTCCGTCACGGTCGAGACGACGCTGCCCGCGGTCAGCGTCAACCTCATGGCGCAGAGTAACGCCGACGTGATCAGCTGCCGGATCATCGTCAACGGCGCCGTTAAGGACGAAAGGTCTGAGACCTCGCCGCGAGCGCTAACCTCCTGCCAGGTGTCATCCGGATGA
- the mmpL2 gene encoding transmembrane transport protein MmpL2, producing the protein MSERHAALTSLPPILPRLIRRFAVVIVLLWLGFTAFVNLAVPQLEVVGKAHSVSMSPSDAASIQAIKRVGQVFGEFDSDNAVTIVLEGDQPLGGDAHRFYSDLMRKLSADTRHVAHIQDFWGDPLTAAGSQSADDRAAYVVVYLVGNNETEAYDSVHAVRHMVDTTPPPHGVKAYVTGPAALNADQAEAGDKSIAKVTAITSMVIAAMLLVIYRSVITAVLVLIMVGIDLGAIRGFIALLADHNIFSLSTFATNLLVLMAIAASTDYAIFMLGRYHESRYAGEDRETAFYTMFHGTAHVILGSGLTIAGAMYCLSFARLPYFETLGAPIAIGMLVAVLAALTLGPAVLTVGSFFKLFDPKRRMNTRRWRRVGTAIVRWPGPVLAATCLVASIGLLALPSYRTTYDLRKFMPASMPSNVGDAAAGRRFSRARLNPEVLLIETDHDMRNPVDMLVLDKVAKNIYHSPGIEQVKAITRPLGTTIKHTSIPFIISMQGVNSSEQMEFMKDRIDDILVQVAAMNTSIETMHRMYALMGEVIDNTVDMDHLTHDMSDITATLRDHLADFEDFFRPIRSYFYWEKHCFDVPLCWSIRSIFDMFDSVDQLSEKLEYLVKDMDILITLLPQMRAQMPPMISAMTTMRDMMLIWHGTLGAFYKQQERNNKDPGAMGRVFDAAQIDDSFYLPQSAFENPDFKRGLKMFLSPDGKAARFVIALEGDPATPEGISRVEPIKREAREAIKGTPLQGAAIYLGGTAATFKDIREGARYDLLIAGVAAISLILIIMMIITRSVVAAVVIVGTVVLSMGASFGLSVLVWQDILGIELYWMVLAMSVILLLAVGSDYNLLLISRLKEEIGAGLNTGIIRAMAGTGGVVTAAGMVFAVTMSLFVFSDLRIIGQIGTTIGLGLLFDTLVVRSFMTPSIAALLGRWFWWPLRVRPRPASQMLRPFAPRRLVRALLLPSGQHPSATGAHE; encoded by the coding sequence ATGAGCGAAAGACACGCCGCACTGACGTCACTGCCGCCCATTCTGCCGCGGCTGATCCGCCGGTTTGCGGTGGTGATCGTCCTGCTCTGGCTGGGCTTCACCGCCTTTGTCAATCTCGCCGTACCGCAACTGGAAGTGGTCGGAAAAGCACACTCGGTATCGATGAGCCCCAGCGACGCCGCATCGATTCAGGCGATCAAGCGCGTTGGTCAGGTGTTCGGTGAGTTTGATTCCGATAACGCGGTAACGATCGTGCTGGAAGGCGACCAGCCACTCGGTGGGGACGCGCACCGGTTCTATAGCGATCTGATGCGGAAGCTTTCCGCCGATACCCGCCATGTCGCGCACATCCAGGACTTCTGGGGGGATCCGCTGACAGCGGCGGGATCCCAAAGTGCGGATGATCGGGCCGCCTACGTCGTGGTGTACCTCGTCGGTAACAACGAAACCGAAGCGTATGACTCGGTCCACGCGGTGCGGCACATGGTGGACACCACACCGCCACCGCACGGGGTGAAGGCCTATGTCACCGGTCCGGCAGCACTCAATGCCGACCAGGCCGAGGCCGGAGACAAAAGTATCGCTAAGGTCACCGCGATCACGAGCATGGTGATCGCAGCAATGTTGCTAGTGATCTATCGCTCCGTAATTACCGCGGTTCTCGTCTTGATCATGGTCGGCATCGACCTCGGCGCAATCCGCGGATTCATCGCCTTGCTCGCCGACCACAACATTTTCAGCCTTTCAACATTTGCGACCAACCTGCTCGTTCTCATGGCGATTGCGGCGAGCACGGACTACGCGATATTCATGCTCGGCCGTTACCACGAATCGCGCTACGCCGGCGAGGATCGGGAAACGGCCTTCTACACGATGTTTCACGGGACCGCCCACGTGATCTTGGGTTCGGGTTTGACCATTGCCGGCGCCATGTATTGCCTCAGCTTTGCCCGGCTTCCGTATTTTGAAACGCTCGGCGCGCCCATTGCTATCGGCATGCTGGTCGCGGTCTTGGCGGCGCTCACGCTCGGCCCGGCCGTACTGACCGTGGGCAGCTTCTTCAAGCTGTTCGATCCCAAGCGGCGGATGAACACTCGGCGGTGGCGCCGGGTGGGAACGGCAATTGTGCGTTGGCCGGGGCCGGTGCTCGCGGCGACATGCTTGGTCGCCTCCATTGGCTTGCTGGCCTTGCCCAGTTACCGGACAACGTATGATCTGCGCAAGTTCATGCCCGCCAGCATGCCGTCCAATGTGGGGGATGCGGCGGCTGGTCGACGCTTTTCACGGGCTCGGCTGAACCCTGAGGTGCTGTTGATCGAGACTGACCACGATATGCGTAATCCGGTGGACATGCTGGTGTTGGACAAGGTAGCCAAAAATATCTACCACAGTCCCGGTATTGAACAAGTGAAAGCGATAACCCGGCCCTTGGGAACAACCATCAAGCACACTTCGATACCGTTCATCATCAGCATGCAGGGCGTGAATAGTAGCGAGCAAATGGAATTCATGAAGGACCGAATTGATGACATACTGGTGCAGGTGGCCGCGATGAATACCTCCATCGAGACGATGCATCGCATGTATGCACTCATGGGCGAGGTCATTGACAACACCGTCGACATGGATCATCTCACGCATGATATGTCGGACATAACGGCTACGCTAAGAGATCATCTCGCGGATTTCGAGGATTTCTTCCGGCCTATTCGCAGCTACTTCTACTGGGAAAAACATTGTTTCGACGTTCCGCTCTGCTGGTCGATAAGATCGATATTCGATATGTTTGACAGTGTGGACCAGCTGAGCGAAAAGCTCGAGTACCTGGTCAAGGATATGGATATTCTGATTACACTGTTGCCGCAGATGCGCGCGCAGATGCCGCCGATGATATCTGCGATGACGACGATGCGGGACATGATGCTTATCTGGCATGGCACGCTTGGCGCGTTCTATAAGCAACAGGAGAGGAATAACAAGGACCCCGGCGCGATGGGCCGGGTTTTTGACGCCGCCCAGATCGATGATTCGTTCTATCTGCCGCAGTCGGCTTTTGAGAATCCGGATTTCAAGCGGGGGCTGAAGATGTTTTTGTCTCCGGACGGCAAGGCAGCCCGCTTTGTCATTGCTCTGGAGGGAGATCCCGCAACGCCCGAGGGCATCTCTCGGGTCGAGCCGATCAAGCGGGAGGCTAGAGAGGCCATAAAGGGAACTCCATTGCAGGGCGCTGCGATCTATCTGGGTGGCACCGCGGCGACGTTCAAGGATATTCGAGAGGGCGCCAGATACGATCTGCTGATCGCCGGAGTGGCGGCGATAAGCTTGATTTTGATCATCATGATGATCATCACCCGAAGTGTGGTAGCCGCAGTGGTTATCGTGGGTACCGTCGTGCTTTCCATGGGCGCCTCTTTCGGGCTTTCCGTATTGGTCTGGCAGGACATTCTGGGTATCGAGTTGTACTGGATGGTGTTGGCGATGTCGGTGATCCTGCTCCTGGCGGTGGGATCCGACTACAATCTGCTGCTGATTTCCCGGTTGAAAGAGGAAATTGGGGCCGGATTGAACACCGGAATTATCCGTGCCATGGCTGGTACCGGGGGAGTGGTGACGGCTGCCGGCATGGTGTTCGCCGTTACCATGTCGTTGTTTGTGTTCAGCGATTTGCGAATTATTGGTCAGATCGGTACCACCATCGGCCTGGGCTTGCTGTTCGACACCCTCGTCGTGCGCTCGTTCATGACACCGTCCATTGCTGCGCTGCTGGGACGCTGGTTCTGGTGGCCGCTACGGGTGCGCCCGCGCCCGGCCAGTCAGATGCTTCGGCCGTTCGCGCCGCGCCGATTGGTTCGCGCCTTGTTGCTGCCGTCCGGCCAGCACCCGTCAGCGACTGGCGCCCATGAGTAG
- the hemA gene encoding glutamyl-tRNA reductase has protein sequence MSVLLFGVSHRSAPVVVLEQLSIDESDQVKIIDRVLASPLVTEAMVLSTCNRVEVYAVVDAFHGGLSVIGQVLAEHSGMSMGELTKYAYVRYSEAAVEHLFAVASGLDSAVIGEQQVLGQVRRAYAVAESNRTVGRVLHELAQRALSVGKRVHSETAIDAAGASVVSVALGMAERKLGSLAGTTAVVIGAGAMGALSAVHLTRAGVGHIQVLNRSLSRAQRLARRIRESGVPAEALALDRLANVLADADVVVSCTGAVRPVVSLADVHHALAAARRDEATRPLVICDLGMPRDVDPAVARLPCVWVVDVDSVQHEPSAHAAAADVEAARHIVAAEVASYLVGQRMAEVTPTVTALRQRAAEVVEAELLRLDNRLPGLQSVQREEVARTVRRVVDKLLHAPTVRIKQLASAPGGDSYAEALRELFELDQTAVDAVATAGELPVVPSGFDAESRRGGGDMQSSPKRSPSN, from the coding sequence GTGAGCGTGCTGCTCTTCGGGGTGTCGCATCGTAGCGCGCCGGTCGTCGTCCTTGAACAACTCAGTATCGACGAATCCGATCAAGTCAAGATCATCGACCGAGTGCTGGCTTCGCCGCTGGTGACCGAGGCGATGGTGCTGTCGACTTGCAACCGCGTCGAGGTCTACGCCGTAGTGGACGCGTTCCATGGCGGCCTGTCGGTGATCGGGCAGGTGCTTGCCGAACACTCCGGTATGTCGATGGGGGAGCTGACCAAGTACGCATATGTCCGCTACAGCGAGGCAGCAGTTGAGCACCTGTTCGCGGTTGCCAGCGGCCTGGACTCGGCGGTGATCGGCGAGCAGCAGGTGCTTGGTCAGGTGCGCCGCGCCTATGCCGTCGCCGAATCCAACCGCACGGTCGGCCGCGTGCTGCACGAATTGGCCCAGCGGGCGCTGTCGGTGGGCAAGCGAGTGCACTCCGAAACCGCCATTGACGCTGCCGGTGCCTCCGTGGTGTCGGTCGCCCTGGGAATGGCCGAGCGCAAATTGGGCTCGTTGGCGGGCACGACCGCGGTGGTGATCGGCGCCGGGGCGATGGGCGCGCTGTCGGCGGTACATCTGACCCGTGCCGGCGTCGGGCACATTCAGGTGCTCAACCGGTCGTTGTCCCGGGCGCAGCGGTTGGCCCGAAGGATCCGCGAATCTGGCGTGCCGGCCGAGGCGCTAGCGCTCGACCGCCTGGCTAATGTCCTGGCCGATGCCGACGTGGTGGTCAGCTGTACTGGGGCGGTGCGTCCGGTGGTGTCGCTGGCCGATGTGCATCATGCGCTGGCCGCCGCCCGCCGTGACGAGGCCACCCGTCCGTTGGTGATATGCGACTTGGGCATGCCGCGTGACGTCGATCCTGCGGTGGCCAGATTACCGTGTGTGTGGGTCGTGGACGTGGATAGCGTGCAACATGAACCCTCGGCACATGCCGCGGCTGCCGACGTTGAGGCCGCCCGCCACATCGTCGCCGCCGAAGTTGCCAGCTATCTGGTGGGGCAGCGGATGGCCGAGGTCACCCCAACCGTGACGGCGTTGCGCCAGCGAGCCGCCGAAGTGGTCGAAGCGGAATTGCTGCGCCTGGACAACCGGCTGCCCGGCCTGCAGAGTGTCCAGCGCGAGGAGGTGGCCCGCACCGTACGGCGAGTCGTGGACAAGCTGTTGCACGCGCCTACCGTGCGGATCAAGCAGCTCGCCAGTGCGCCCGGCGGTGACAGCTACGCCGAGGCGCTGCGCGAACTCTTCGAGCTTGACCAGACCGCCGTCGATGCCGTCGCCACTGCAGGTGAATTACCGGTGGTGCCAAGCGGATTCGACGCTGAAAGTCGCCGCGGTGGAGGCGACATGCAAAGCAGCCCGAAGCGATCGCCGAGTAACTGA
- the hemC gene encoding porphobilinogen deaminase (PBG (hydroxymethylbilane synthase) (HMBS) (pre-uroporphyrinogen synthase) Cofactor: covalently binds a dipyrromethane cofactor to which the porphobilinogen subunits are added.), with protein MIRIGTRGSLLATTQAATVRDALIAGGHSAELVTISTEGDRSMAPIASLGVGVFTTALREAMEAGLVDAAVHSYKDLPTAADPRFTVAAIPPRNDPRDAVVARDGLTLGELPVGSLVGTSSPRRAAQLRALGLGLEIRPLRGNLDTRLNKVSSGDLDAIVVARAGLARLGRLDDVTETLEPVQMLPAPAQGALAVECRAGDSRLVAVLAELDDADTRAAVTAERALLADLEAGCSAPVGAIAEVVESIDEDGRVFEELSLRGCVAALDGSDVIRASGIGSCGRARELGLSVAAELFELGARELMWGVRH; from the coding sequence GTGATCCGGATAGGTACCCGGGGCAGCTTGCTGGCCACCACTCAGGCCGCCACTGTCAGAGACGCCCTCATCGCTGGTGGCCACTCCGCGGAGTTGGTGACCATCAGCACCGAGGGTGACCGATCCATGGCGCCGATCGCCAGTCTCGGGGTTGGCGTCTTCACCACGGCGTTGCGCGAGGCGATGGAGGCAGGCCTCGTCGATGCGGCGGTGCATTCGTACAAGGATTTGCCGACTGCCGCCGATCCAAGGTTCACGGTTGCGGCGATACCGCCGCGCAATGACCCCCGCGACGCGGTGGTAGCCCGTGACGGGCTGACGCTGGGGGAATTGCCGGTCGGATCGTTGGTGGGCACATCCTCGCCGCGGCGGGCCGCACAGCTTAGAGCATTGGGTCTCGGTTTGGAAATCCGCCCCCTACGAGGCAACCTAGATACCAGGTTGAACAAGGTAAGTAGCGGCGATCTTGACGCCATCGTGGTGGCCCGGGCTGGTCTGGCGCGGCTGGGCCGCCTCGATGACGTGACCGAGACGTTAGAGCCGGTGCAGATGTTGCCCGCGCCGGCTCAGGGCGCGCTCGCGGTCGAATGCCGCGCCGGCGACAGCCGGTTGGTGGCAGTGCTGGCGGAGTTGGATGACGCCGACACGCGTGCGGCGGTCACCGCCGAGCGAGCCCTGCTTGCCGACCTGGAGGCAGGTTGCTCCGCACCGGTGGGAGCGATCGCAGAAGTGGTCGAGTCCATCGATGAGGACGGCCGTGTCTTCGAGGAGCTGTCGCTGCGCGGGTGCGTGGCGGCGCTGGACGGATCCGACGTGATCCGCGCGTCCGGCATCGGCAGTTGCGGTCGGGCACGGGAGCTGGGGCTCTCGGTCGCCGCGGAGCTGTTCGAGCTGGGCGCCCGGGAGCTGATGTGGGGAGTGCGGCATTAG